Proteins encoded by one window of Emticicia oligotrophica DSM 17448:
- a CDS encoding ExbD/TolR family protein: MPAVKPKRKSPVMDMTAMCDVAFLLLSFFIMTTQFKGQESVTIDTPSSISQTKIPETGVATISIDPKGKYYFGIADAKQRGELLQRMAQKYNVSVSSTDLKSFEKLSDFGISILGLKQYLNMPPEDQLNVVMPGIPNDSTKSELGDWVQTYLLEVNPSAKLAVRGDAATNYPAVKKVLNELGKRDINKFQLITGVENAPN; this comes from the coding sequence ATGCCAGCAGTAAAACCCAAACGAAAGAGTCCTGTCATGGATATGACAGCGATGTGTGATGTGGCATTCTTGTTATTGTCGTTCTTTATCATGACAACTCAGTTCAAAGGTCAAGAATCAGTAACAATTGACACACCTTCGTCAATCTCGCAAACAAAAATTCCTGAAACAGGTGTAGCCACCATAAGTATTGACCCGAAAGGAAAATATTACTTTGGTATTGCAGATGCAAAACAACGTGGTGAACTGCTTCAAAGAATGGCTCAAAAGTATAATGTTTCTGTTAGTTCAACAGATTTGAAAAGCTTTGAGAAATTATCAGATTTTGGAATCAGTATCTTAGGTTTAAAACAATATTTGAATATGCCTCCAGAGGACCAATTAAATGTTGTAATGCCAGGTATTCCAAATGATAGTACAAAGAGTGAATTAGGTGATTGGGTTCAAACTTACTTGTTAGAAGTAAACCCTTCAGCTAAATTGGCGGTGAGAGGCGATGCAGCCACAAACTATCCGGCAGTAAAAAAAGTACTTAACGAACTTGGTAAAAGAGATATCAACAAGTTTCAGTTAATTACGGGTGTTGAAAATGCACCAAATTAA
- the recQ gene encoding DNA helicase RecQ: MTKEEVLKKYFGYDSFRPLQAEIIETIIAQKDCMVLMPTGGGKSICFQVPAMVMPGITLVISPLIALMQDQVQALKSNGIPAAFLNSTLSTIEQRTIEEDCKNGSLKLLYISPEKLFSNNYLGFIKTLNVNQIAIDESHCVSTWGHDFRPEYIQLKALKDTFPNVPMVALTATADRVTRKDILNQLGIPEALIFISSFDRPNLNLRVLPGRNRLKVIHEFIAKRTNQSGIIYCLSRKNTEDVAEGLRKLGIRAMHYHAGLDAQTRAEVQDAYIKDEIQVIVATIAFGMGIDKSNVRFVIHYSLPSNVESFYQEIGRAGRDGMKSDTLLFYSFGDIITRKEMIQKSELPDEMKEVQLAKLERMKQYAESEICRRRVLMSYFNEETNNDCGNCDVCQNPPQRFDATIFAQKALSAIARAEQKAAMGMLIDILRGSQNRSIYEKGFQNLKTFGVGKELKYEEWAEYITQMLNSGIVDIAYDEHHYLKLNPVSWQVLKNERKVELVRFEPYDVKKARLDEDVPRERTKKDVIKDALFEKLRILRKKIAEEQNIPPFVVFSDATLSDMAQKRPINRFQMMAVSGVGEQKFRMYGDEFINEILRFSGENPTIARAKQEKGMTFLETFEMYKNGLTLEEMAAKRSLNPVTIVSHLVKLFEDGQEVDLWQYIMKYEYNQIIAEAIKMNIQKGDAIKPLFEALEGIYDYGKLRIALAIWAKQNV, from the coding sequence ATGACTAAAGAAGAAGTTTTAAAGAAATATTTTGGTTACGATTCATTCCGTCCACTACAAGCTGAAATTATAGAAACTATTATTGCCCAAAAAGACTGTATGGTTTTAATGCCAACGGGTGGTGGTAAATCTATTTGTTTTCAAGTTCCCGCAATGGTAATGCCTGGCATTACATTGGTCATTTCTCCACTTATTGCATTGATGCAAGACCAAGTACAAGCCCTAAAATCAAATGGAATACCTGCAGCTTTTTTAAATAGTACGCTTTCAACAATCGAACAGAGAACCATTGAAGAGGATTGTAAAAATGGTTCCTTAAAACTCCTGTATATCTCGCCCGAAAAACTATTTTCAAATAATTATCTTGGATTTATCAAAACCCTCAATGTGAATCAGATAGCCATTGATGAATCTCACTGTGTATCTACTTGGGGGCATGATTTTAGACCCGAATATATTCAATTAAAAGCTTTAAAAGATACTTTCCCCAATGTACCAATGGTAGCTTTAACAGCTACGGCCGATAGAGTGACAAGAAAGGATATTTTAAATCAATTAGGGATTCCTGAGGCACTTATATTCATATCATCGTTTGATAGGCCAAACTTAAATCTCCGAGTTTTACCGGGACGAAATAGACTTAAAGTAATCCATGAATTTATTGCCAAACGCACTAATCAGTCGGGAATTATATATTGTTTGAGTAGAAAAAACACGGAAGACGTTGCAGAAGGATTAAGAAAATTAGGCATAAGAGCAATGCATTATCATGCTGGCCTAGATGCACAAACACGTGCTGAAGTACAAGACGCCTATATAAAAGATGAAATCCAAGTCATCGTAGCAACAATCGCCTTTGGTATGGGGATAGACAAATCTAACGTGAGATTTGTGATTCATTATAGTTTACCCTCAAATGTAGAAAGTTTTTACCAAGAAATTGGTAGAGCAGGCAGAGATGGTATGAAATCTGACACCCTTTTATTTTACAGTTTTGGCGATATCATTACCCGCAAAGAAATGATTCAAAAATCTGAACTTCCCGATGAAATGAAGGAGGTTCAATTGGCCAAGCTTGAAAGAATGAAACAATACGCTGAATCTGAAATTTGTAGAAGGCGTGTGCTCATGAGTTACTTCAATGAAGAAACTAATAACGATTGCGGAAATTGTGATGTGTGCCAAAACCCTCCACAAAGATTCGATGCAACCATCTTCGCACAAAAAGCATTATCGGCCATTGCAAGAGCAGAACAAAAAGCGGCTATGGGTATGTTGATTGATATTCTTCGAGGTTCTCAGAATCGTTCAATTTATGAAAAAGGATTTCAGAATTTGAAAACCTTTGGAGTAGGAAAAGAGCTAAAATACGAAGAATGGGCTGAGTATATTACACAAATGCTTAACTCTGGAATAGTTGATATTGCCTATGACGAACACCATTATTTAAAACTAAACCCCGTTTCATGGCAAGTATTAAAAAATGAAAGAAAAGTTGAACTAGTAAGATTTGAACCTTATGATGTTAAAAAAGCACGTTTAGATGAAGATGTGCCTAGAGAAAGAACGAAAAAAGATGTAATAAAAGATGCTTTGTTTGAGAAATTAAGGATACTTAGAAAGAAAATTGCTGAAGAGCAAAATATTCCTCCCTTTGTTGTATTTTCTGATGCTACGCTTTCAGATATGGCACAAAAAAGGCCAATCAATCGTTTCCAAATGATGGCCGTTTCTGGCGTTGGTGAACAAAAATTCAGAATGTATGGAGATGAATTTATCAATGAAATATTGAGATTTAGTGGTGAAAATCCGACCATCGCACGTGCTAAGCAAGAGAAAGGAATGACTTTTTTGGAAACTTTTGAAATGTATAAGAATGGTCTTACACTTGAAGAAATGGCAGCTAAACGTTCACTAAATCCCGTGACGATTGTGAGTCATTTAGTAAAACTTTTTGAAGATGGCCAAGAGGTAGATTTGTGGCAATACATTATGAAATACGAGTATAATCAAATCATTGCCGAAGCCATTAAGATGAATATTCAAAAAGGCGATGCAATTAAGCCATTATTTGAAGCACTGGAGGGTATTTATGATTATGGGAAACTAAGAATAGCCTTAGCGATTTGGGCAAAACAAAACGTATAA
- a CDS encoding M28 family peptidase, whose translation MKKTLFLSFLMSTAIYAQDKSSEYASSITAQDLKRHLTYIASDSLEGRDTGSEGQKKAANYIAKHFADLGLRPIAPQKDGSKGYFQPFNLYRKVWKDAYIKIGNKKKEFFKDYYPNGLTSIPDEQSISVIFAGYGIELDNYSDYKDINVEGKAVVFFDGEPKDKEGKWMFTKDAEKSEWSDRSGLQKKINIALTHGAKMFFVVSATDASKFSSLAAERKAVLSRFNQLSFNSSNSSEKATANPTFFVSSEMAAEMLDTKITKLSKAVDEIAQTGQSTAKKLKSSKISIKVERGEVPVETQNVLGFLEGTDKKDEVVLITAHYDHVGIQNGQIHNGADDDGSGTCAVLEIAEAFAKAKQAGNGPRRSILFMTVTGEEKGLLGSQYYTDKDPIVPLANTVCDLNIDMIGRIDKQHAPKEEYVYLIGSDKLSSELHKISEDVNKKYINFDLDYTFNDPKDPNRFYYRSDHYNFAKNKIPVIFYFTGVHEDYHRPGDDVEKILFPKYQQISRLVFQTAWELVNRDERIKVDSNKQ comes from the coding sequence ATGAAAAAAACGCTGTTTTTATCATTTTTAATGAGTACGGCAATTTATGCCCAAGATAAATCTTCTGAGTACGCTTCTTCTATCACAGCCCAAGATTTAAAACGACACCTCACTTACATTGCTTCAGATAGCTTAGAGGGAAGAGATACGGGTTCTGAAGGTCAAAAAAAAGCCGCTAATTATATTGCGAAACATTTTGCTGATTTAGGTTTAAGACCAATTGCTCCACAAAAAGATGGTAGCAAAGGTTATTTTCAACCTTTTAATTTGTATCGCAAGGTATGGAAAGATGCCTACATTAAAATAGGCAACAAGAAAAAGGAGTTTTTCAAAGATTATTATCCAAATGGTTTGACCAGTATTCCAGATGAACAATCAATTTCGGTGATATTTGCGGGGTATGGAATTGAACTAGATAATTATAGTGATTACAAAGATATTAATGTTGAAGGTAAAGCTGTAGTTTTTTTTGATGGTGAGCCTAAAGATAAAGAAGGCAAATGGATGTTTACTAAAGATGCCGAAAAGTCAGAATGGTCAGATAGAAGTGGTTTACAAAAGAAAATCAATATCGCATTAACTCACGGTGCAAAGATGTTTTTTGTTGTTTCAGCTACAGATGCAAGCAAATTTTCTTCATTAGCAGCAGAGCGAAAAGCTGTTTTATCGCGTTTTAATCAACTGAGTTTTAATTCTTCGAATTCATCAGAAAAAGCTACGGCAAACCCTACGTTTTTCGTCTCTTCTGAAATGGCAGCTGAAATGTTAGATACGAAGATTACCAAGTTATCAAAAGCAGTTGATGAAATCGCTCAAACAGGGCAAAGTACTGCAAAAAAACTGAAGTCATCGAAAATATCAATTAAAGTTGAAAGAGGAGAAGTGCCAGTCGAAACTCAAAATGTATTAGGTTTCTTAGAAGGTACTGATAAAAAGGATGAAGTGGTATTAATCACAGCACATTACGACCATGTGGGTATTCAGAATGGACAAATTCACAACGGTGCTGATGATGATGGTTCGGGTACTTGTGCAGTACTTGAAATTGCAGAGGCATTCGCAAAAGCAAAACAAGCAGGAAATGGTCCTCGTAGAAGTATTCTATTTATGACAGTTACTGGCGAAGAAAAAGGTTTATTAGGTTCTCAATATTATACTGATAAAGACCCTATTGTTCCATTGGCAAATACTGTGTGCGATTTGAATATTGATATGATTGGTAGAATTGATAAACAACATGCTCCCAAAGAAGAATATGTCTATTTGATTGGTTCAGATAAATTATCATCAGAATTACATAAAATCAGTGAAGATGTCAATAAGAAGTATATAAATTTTGATTTAGACTATACTTTCAATGACCCTAAAGACCCTAATCGTTTTTATTATCGTTCGGACCATTATAATTTTGCAAAGAATAAAATTCCAGTAATTTTTTATTTTACAGGTGTACATGAAGATTACCACCGTCCGGGTGATGATGTTGAGAAAATCTTATTTCCAAAATACCAGCAAATATCTCGATTAGTTTTTCAAACTGCTTGGGAATTGGTAAATCGTGATGAGAGAATAAAAGTAGATAGCAATAAGCAATAA
- a CDS encoding MotA/TolQ/ExbB proton channel family protein, whose translation MEKKTAAPAAKPAAKQSTGGGLNPAFTIPVLLGIAIATYVFILGDSSHFLDAEKHKPKPGDFFGLIHSGGVVVPILMTCFLCVLVFSIERFFTINKASGTGNIDAFVRKVRSLLDANNVADAIKECDKQKGSVGNVVKTALGKYSLLTTDASLDKEQKLAALQKEVEEATSLELPMLEKNLTILSTLATVSTLIALLGTVLGMIRAFSALGAGGGAPDAAALATGISEALINTALGIGTSAISIIMYNFFTSKIDDLTYKIDEIGLSIQQNFAAHN comes from the coding sequence ATGGAAAAAAAGACAGCAGCCCCTGCAGCTAAACCAGCAGCAAAACAATCAACTGGTGGTGGATTAAACCCAGCTTTCACAATTCCAGTACTTCTTGGAATTGCAATTGCAACTTACGTATTCATCTTAGGAGATTCTAGTCACTTCCTTGATGCCGAAAAACACAAACCAAAACCAGGTGACTTCTTTGGCCTTATCCACAGTGGTGGTGTTGTCGTACCAATCTTGATGACATGTTTCCTTTGTGTATTAGTTTTCTCTATCGAGCGTTTCTTCACAATTAACAAAGCTTCTGGTACAGGTAATATCGATGCTTTCGTTCGTAAAGTACGTTCTTTATTAGATGCTAACAACGTTGCTGATGCAATCAAAGAGTGCGACAAACAAAAAGGTTCTGTAGGAAATGTAGTAAAAACTGCATTAGGAAAATACAGCCTTCTTACAACTGACGCTTCTTTAGACAAAGAACAAAAATTAGCAGCTCTTCAAAAAGAAGTAGAAGAAGCTACATCATTAGAGCTTCCAATGTTAGAAAAAAACCTTACAATTCTTTCAACTTTGGCAACTGTATCAACTTTGATCGCCTTATTAGGAACTGTATTAGGTATGATTCGTGCGTTCTCAGCTTTAGGTGCTGGTGGTGGTGCTCCAGATGCAGCTGCTCTTGCAACTGGTATCTCTGAAGCCTTGATTAACACTGCGTTAGGTATCGGTACATCTGCAATCTCAATCATTATGTATAACTTCTTTACATCTAAAATTGATGATTTAACTTACAAAATTGACGAAATCGGTTTGAGCATCCAACAAAATTTTGCAGCTCATAACTAA